A region of Myxococcus stipitatus DSM 14675 DNA encodes the following proteins:
- a CDS encoding HSP90 family protein — MDHRFQVSLRGVIDLLSHHLYSSPGVYLRELLQNATDAIRARQHLEPGHTGTVRLELVEKQDGGPPTLVFSDDGVGLTEEEIHRFLATIGESSKREALEARRKDFIGQFGIGLLSCFMVCDELLLVTRSARGDGRTLEWRGRHDGTYGVAESAHPLERPGTQVFLVARPDMAEWFNAERVRTLARHYGSLLPFPIRLTVNGEQERLDSDGAPWRREYASASERRQALLEYGREVFDTDFIDCIPLRSQAGDVDGVAFVLPISPNFNSRQKHRVYLKHMLLSESAENLLPEWAFFVKCVVNANALRPTASRESFYEDDALAQAREALGQGLRKYLMDLAREDPRSLQRLIGLHGLSVKALALDDDDFYRLVIGWLPFETSLGVTTLTEYRRAHPVVRYTATLDGFRQVARVAGAQGLCIINAAYTHDAALLEKLSRVMPDAQVEPFSSADLPQSFEELSMDERDAVFPLLRTAEQVLAPFHCGVTVKKFFPAEVPTLFSSDEDGSFRRDVERARDESDDLYASVLEGVMEAANAEPAQLCFNLHNPVVRRLAAVTDRKMMKLSVEMLYVQALLLGQHPLSAQEMTLLNQGLLGLISAQLGAGGGTGGENDGGASSGGLH; from the coding sequence GTGGACCACCGATTCCAAGTCAGCCTCCGCGGGGTCATCGACCTCCTCTCCCATCACCTCTACAGCTCCCCGGGTGTCTACCTCCGAGAGCTGCTCCAGAACGCCACCGACGCCATCCGTGCGCGGCAGCACCTGGAGCCCGGCCACACCGGCACCGTCCGGCTGGAGCTGGTGGAGAAGCAGGATGGAGGTCCGCCCACCCTTGTCTTCAGCGACGACGGCGTGGGGCTGACGGAGGAGGAGATCCACCGCTTCCTGGCCACCATCGGCGAGTCCTCCAAGCGCGAGGCCCTGGAGGCCCGGCGCAAGGACTTCATCGGCCAGTTCGGCATCGGCCTCCTGTCGTGCTTCATGGTCTGCGACGAGCTGCTCCTCGTCACCCGCTCGGCGCGCGGGGACGGGCGCACCCTGGAGTGGCGCGGCCGGCATGACGGCACGTACGGCGTGGCGGAGTCCGCGCATCCGCTGGAGCGGCCGGGCACCCAGGTGTTCCTCGTCGCCCGTCCGGACATGGCGGAGTGGTTCAACGCGGAGCGGGTGCGCACGCTCGCCCGCCACTACGGCAGTCTCTTGCCCTTCCCCATCCGGCTCACGGTGAATGGCGAGCAGGAGCGGCTGGACTCGGACGGGGCCCCGTGGCGCCGTGAGTACGCCAGCGCCTCCGAGCGGCGTCAGGCGCTGCTCGAGTACGGGCGCGAGGTGTTCGACACGGACTTCATCGACTGCATCCCCCTGCGCTCGCAGGCGGGCGACGTGGACGGGGTGGCGTTCGTGCTGCCCATCTCGCCCAACTTCAACTCGCGGCAGAAGCACCGCGTGTACCTCAAGCACATGCTGCTGTCGGAGAGCGCGGAGAACCTGCTGCCCGAGTGGGCCTTCTTCGTGAAGTGCGTGGTGAACGCCAACGCGCTGCGCCCCACCGCCAGCCGCGAGTCCTTCTACGAGGACGACGCGCTGGCCCAGGCCCGCGAGGCGCTGGGACAAGGGCTGCGCAAGTACCTGATGGACCTGGCGCGGGAGGACCCTCGCTCCTTGCAGCGACTGATTGGCCTGCACGGGCTGAGCGTGAAGGCCCTGGCGCTGGACGACGATGACTTCTACCGGCTCGTCATCGGCTGGCTCCCGTTCGAGACCTCGCTGGGCGTGACGACGCTGACGGAGTACCGCCGCGCGCACCCGGTGGTGCGCTACACCGCGACGCTGGATGGCTTCCGTCAGGTGGCGCGCGTGGCGGGAGCGCAGGGCCTGTGCATCATCAACGCGGCGTACACGCACGACGCCGCGCTGCTGGAGAAGCTGTCGCGCGTGATGCCGGATGCGCAGGTGGAGCCCTTCTCCTCGGCCGACCTGCCGCAGAGCTTCGAGGAGCTGTCCATGGACGAGCGCGACGCCGTCTTCCCGCTCCTGCGCACGGCCGAGCAGGTGCTGGCCCCGTTCCACTGCGGCGTGACGGTGAAGAAGTTCTTCCCCGCGGAGGTGCCCACGCTCTTCAGCTCGGACGAGGACGGCAGCTTCCGGCGCGACGTGGAGCGGGCCCGGGACGAGTCCGACGACCTCTACGCCAGCGTGCTGGAGGGCGTCATGGAGGCGGCGAACGCGGAGCCCGCGCAGCTCTGCTTCAACCTGCACAACCCGGTGGTGCGGCGGCTGGCGGCGGTGACGGACCGGAAGATGATGAAGCTCTCGGTGGAAATGCTCTACGTGCAGGCCCTGTTGCTGGGGCAGCACCCGCTGAGCGCACAGGAGATGACGCTGTTGAACCAGGGCTTGTTGGGACTCATCTCCGCGCAGCTCGGCGCGGGCGGAGGGACGGGCGGCGAGAATGACGGTGGCGCGAGCTCCGGAGGACTGCACTGA
- a CDS encoding metal-dependent hydrolase — translation MRNELMAVAVGALVAFTGVARAQGAPAAPAPAAKKADAGKPAAPQGKTEATWWGHAAFVVRTPGGAVIAIDPWLSNPKAPKDVPRPEALDAILVTHGHFDHVGDTKELAQKTGAKVFGSFELVNLLGLPEAQGVGANPGGTFQVKDVTIHLVEAVHSSSYQADPKQAPQYAGAPMGYVLEIEKGPTLYHAGDTGAFESMSLIATQFKPTVALLPIGGHFTMGPAEAAQAARLLKVQSVVPMHYGTFPLLQGTPEALRGALKKVRGSTKVVELVPGKATAL, via the coding sequence ATGCGAAACGAGCTCATGGCAGTCGCGGTGGGGGCATTGGTGGCTTTCACGGGAGTGGCGCGCGCGCAGGGCGCCCCGGCGGCCCCTGCCCCGGCGGCGAAGAAGGCCGATGCGGGGAAGCCCGCGGCCCCCCAGGGCAAGACGGAAGCGACGTGGTGGGGCCACGCGGCCTTCGTGGTGCGCACGCCGGGCGGGGCGGTGATTGCCATCGACCCGTGGCTGAGCAACCCCAAGGCGCCCAAGGACGTGCCGCGGCCGGAGGCGCTGGACGCCATCCTGGTGACGCATGGCCACTTCGACCATGTCGGAGACACGAAGGAGCTGGCGCAGAAGACGGGCGCGAAGGTGTTCGGCTCCTTCGAGCTGGTGAACCTCCTGGGCCTGCCGGAGGCGCAGGGCGTGGGGGCGAACCCGGGCGGGACGTTCCAGGTGAAGGACGTGACGATCCACCTGGTGGAGGCGGTGCACTCCAGCAGCTACCAGGCCGACCCGAAGCAGGCGCCGCAGTACGCCGGGGCGCCCATGGGCTACGTGCTGGAGATCGAGAAGGGGCCCACGCTGTATCACGCGGGGGACACGGGCGCGTTCGAGTCCATGTCCCTCATCGCCACCCAGTTCAAGCCGACGGTGGCGCTGCTGCCCATCGGCGGGCACTTCACCATGGGGCCCGCCGAGGCGGCGCAGGCGGCGCGGCTGCTGAAGGTCCAGAGCGTGGTGCCCATGCACTACGGCACCTTCCCGTTGCTGCAAGGGACGCCCGAGGCGCTGCGTGGCGCGCTGAAGAAGGTGCGCGGCTCGACGAAGGTGGTGGAGCTGGTGCCGGGGAAGGCCACGGCGCTGTAG
- a CDS encoding Tex family protein: MHAYAAELSQELGLRPEQVDRTLALNAEGATVPFIARYRKEVTGGLDEVQIQTILDRATERTELDSRRDTILRSVEEQGKLTPELAKALKAAKTRTELEDLYLPYRPKRRTRAAIARERGLEPLADLLWKQDGKRGEDADAKVRAFVNAEKDVPDLAAALAGARDICAERVSEDAGLRRESREVCAKRGSLRSDVVPAKKNEPTKFENYYGHEEPLSQAPSHRVLALLRGEEEGVLKVKLNMPDDEVKALLSSRIVTRPQSLFAQELRAAVEDGWERLMGPSLESELRAELKERADKGAIGVFGENLRHLLLTAPAGARAVLALDPGLRTGIKLAMLDNTGSVAETLTLYSERSADERVRAAKLLVAVVQKHKPELIAVGNGTGSREAETFVRDTLKALGVQVPVVSVSEQGASIYSASEVARDEFPDMDVSLRGAVSIGRRLQDPLAELVKIDPKSIGVGQYQHDVDQGLLKKKLGEVVDSCVNAVGVDVNTASPQLLEHVSGVGPSLAKKLVAHRASKGRFTTRRELLKVSGLGPKTFEQAAGFLRVNGPEPLDSSAVHPERYAVVERMAKDLGVEVRALVGNAALVRKIDPKRYLGPDLGELTLKDILAELEKPSRDPRGDFTAPVMRDDLRTLEDVKEGMVLQGVVTNVTAFGAFVDVGVHQDGLVHVSQISTKFVKDPSEVVKVGDRLTVRVLSVDLARKRLALSVRAAQEGGTPQPSGRPAVGGATGAPRMMDRGSGKGAPGSRPSGPPQQQGGGRQGSSSGPNEKDKKGPEPFNNPFRNLKR; this comes from the coding sequence ATGCACGCCTACGCCGCTGAGCTGTCACAGGAGCTGGGTCTCAGGCCCGAGCAGGTGGACCGCACCCTGGCGCTGAACGCCGAGGGAGCCACTGTTCCCTTCATCGCTCGCTACCGGAAGGAAGTCACCGGAGGGCTGGACGAGGTCCAAATCCAGACCATCCTGGACCGGGCCACCGAGCGCACCGAGCTGGACTCGCGCCGCGACACGATTCTTCGCTCCGTGGAGGAGCAGGGGAAGCTGACGCCGGAGCTGGCCAAGGCGCTCAAGGCGGCGAAGACGCGCACCGAGCTGGAGGACCTGTACCTGCCCTACCGCCCCAAGCGCCGCACGCGCGCCGCCATCGCTCGCGAGCGGGGGTTGGAGCCGCTGGCGGACCTCTTGTGGAAGCAGGACGGCAAGCGCGGAGAGGACGCGGACGCGAAGGTGCGTGCGTTCGTCAACGCGGAGAAGGACGTGCCGGACCTGGCGGCGGCGCTGGCGGGCGCTCGCGACATCTGCGCGGAGCGGGTGAGCGAGGACGCGGGGCTGCGGCGTGAGTCGCGTGAGGTGTGCGCGAAGCGCGGCTCGCTGCGCTCGGACGTGGTGCCCGCGAAGAAGAACGAGCCCACCAAGTTCGAGAACTACTACGGCCACGAGGAGCCCCTGTCGCAGGCCCCGTCCCACCGCGTGCTGGCGCTCCTGCGCGGCGAGGAGGAGGGCGTGTTGAAGGTGAAGCTGAACATGCCGGACGACGAGGTGAAGGCGCTGCTCTCGAGCCGCATCGTGACTCGGCCCCAGTCGCTGTTCGCCCAGGAGCTGAGGGCGGCGGTGGAGGATGGCTGGGAGCGGCTGATGGGGCCCTCCCTGGAGTCGGAGCTGCGCGCGGAGCTGAAGGAGCGCGCGGACAAGGGCGCCATCGGTGTCTTCGGCGAGAACCTGCGGCACCTGCTGCTGACGGCGCCGGCGGGGGCTCGCGCGGTGCTGGCGCTGGACCCGGGACTTCGCACCGGCATCAAGCTGGCGATGCTGGACAACACGGGCAGCGTGGCGGAGACGCTGACGCTGTACTCGGAGCGGAGCGCGGACGAGCGCGTGCGCGCCGCGAAGCTGCTGGTCGCCGTGGTGCAGAAGCACAAGCCGGAGCTGATTGCGGTGGGCAACGGCACGGGCAGCCGCGAGGCGGAGACCTTCGTGCGCGACACGCTCAAGGCCCTGGGTGTGCAGGTGCCCGTGGTGTCGGTGAGCGAGCAGGGCGCGTCCATCTACTCGGCGTCGGAGGTGGCGCGCGACGAGTTCCCGGACATGGACGTGAGCCTGCGCGGCGCGGTGTCCATCGGTCGGCGGCTGCAGGACCCGCTGGCGGAGCTGGTGAAGATCGACCCGAAGAGCATCGGCGTCGGGCAGTACCAGCACGACGTGGACCAGGGGCTCTTGAAGAAGAAGCTGGGCGAGGTGGTGGATTCGTGTGTGAACGCGGTGGGCGTGGACGTGAACACCGCGTCGCCGCAGCTCTTGGAGCACGTGTCCGGCGTGGGCCCGTCGCTGGCGAAGAAGCTGGTGGCGCACCGGGCCTCGAAGGGGCGCTTCACCACGCGGCGGGAGCTCTTGAAGGTGAGTGGGCTGGGGCCCAAGACGTTCGAGCAGGCCGCGGGCTTCCTGCGGGTGAATGGCCCGGAGCCGCTGGACTCGAGCGCCGTGCACCCGGAGCGCTACGCGGTGGTGGAGCGCATGGCGAAGGACCTGGGCGTGGAGGTGCGGGCGCTCGTGGGCAACGCGGCGCTGGTGCGGAAGATCGACCCCAAGCGCTATCTGGGCCCGGACCTGGGGGAGCTGACGCTGAAGGACATCCTCGCGGAGCTGGAGAAGCCGAGCCGCGACCCGCGCGGAGACTTCACCGCCCCGGTGATGCGCGATGACCTGCGCACGCTGGAGGACGTGAAGGAGGGCATGGTGCTCCAGGGCGTGGTGACGAACGTCACGGCCTTCGGCGCCTTCGTCGACGTGGGTGTGCACCAGGACGGCCTGGTGCATGTGTCGCAAATCTCCACGAAGTTCGTGAAGGACCCGTCCGAGGTCGTGAAGGTGGGCGACCGGCTGACGGTGCGTGTCCTCAGCGTGGACCTGGCCCGCAAGCGCCTGGCGCTGTCGGTGCGCGCGGCGCAGGAGGGCGGGACTCCGCAGCCGTCGGGACGTCCCGCCGTGGGGGGCGCGACGGGGGCACCGAGGATGATGGACCGAGGGAGCGGCAAGGGCGCTCCGGGCTCGCGCCCCAGCGGGCCTCCGCAGCAGCAGGGGGGCGGGCGCCAGGGCTCCTCTTCTGGTCCCAACGAGAAGGACAAGAAGGGGCCGGAGCCGTTCAACAACCCGTTCCGCAACCTCAAGCGCTGA